The DNA window TGCGCAGGGGGTTGAAGCAGCTACACTGAAGAATTCCTGCCTAACAGGAGGATTTCATGGCTCTGTCTGCTGGCAGGGTTGAGGAGTCCTGCTGGGGAATAGtttgtgcagtgtgtgctggaTGCCAGAGCCCTTGGTGTGGCGTGCACAGGTAAGAGCAGTGTTGTGTGGAAGCCTTTGGTGTAGCAGGAGATGGGCTGGTCCCCTGCTCAGAAAGGACCCTCAAGCTGTACCAGTCTGTGTGTTGTTGGTGGTGTCCTAGTTGTTAAGAAGGGTTTTGTGGCTCTTGTGTACCCACCCCAATGGCCTGTTGAGGCCTGGCTTTGTGCCAAGGGAGTTTGTGAGACCACTGggagaaaaaatgcaaaggagTCATGAGAGGCTGTGATGCAGGAGAACTTTATTGAGacaaaagagtaaaaagaaaggagCAGCCAATGGAAGGGAGAAGGTGTGAGGTGCAAGTAGGGCGACCATCAGGTGAGGTGCTTTGCTTGCAGGAGATATTGGTGCAAGAGTGAGAAGGGCAGGTGCAGGGGGTGTCAGCTGTGGTGGCAAGGAGCCtcagcaggtgctggagcagcccaggcctGCCAGGCCACAGCCCAGTCCTCCCAGGCCGTAGCCAAAGCCACGGCCATAGCCCAGGCCGTAGCCTGCGGCCCCAAAGCCGCCGGagatgggctgtccctggacgttgagctccgtgcccagggcagcccctgcggtGGATCCGACGAAGGAggtctgggggaaggaggtcatgatgggccctgggaaggtgacgcggacgggggagggctggatgaggacggtggagtcctggcactgcctgacacagggctcgttgcagctgttggccagcggggtgggTCCGCAGGGGCGGCAGAGGTCGTAGCAGGCCATGGGTGTGGTGTGGAGGGtccctgggagggcaggcaagagaaggtcagagaaggtgagagcagagaggggtgtgaggcagGTGCGGGCGGTGGGGGTGCTCGGGGCGGtgttgcaggagggctggtgagtggggaggctggtgtggggctgtggggaggcgtgagggctgctgaggctggggcagagcgtgCTGGGCGAGAGGGGCCGGGGGGCGttgtgtcaggagcaggagggggttgtgaggggctggaggctcacctggttgtgggcagagaaggcaggagaaggcgtcaggagaagggtgggagggagagaggtgCTGGGCCG is part of the Chiroxiphia lanceolata isolate bChiLan1 chromosome 1, bChiLan1.pri, whole genome shotgun sequence genome and encodes:
- the LOC116794178 gene encoding feather keratin B-4-like, coding for MACYDLCRPCGPTPLANSCNEPCVRQCQDSTVLIQPSPVRVTFPGPIMTSFPQTSFVGSTAGAALGTELNVQGQPISGGFGAAGYGLGYGRGFGYGLGGLGCGLAGLGCSSTC